The Pedobacter mucosus genome window below encodes:
- a CDS encoding DUF4468 domain-containing protein yields the protein MKRTLLTLLALLPLLAFSQDTDKKDKNEPTENLTIPTKDGVIFYEQVAQCTDTQKDLYFKARKWFVDTFNSAKSVLQMEDKEEGSLAGKAFYTYDFNNGMSTSKVTIDFTLNLDIKEGKYRVQFYDMYGSNKNVNGGLAMLGALSGNYNASNDATTIRKVDYNLVLKDLTAGKRVKYNQKILDGMNNQVKFLFASLETAMKKPRKDDF from the coding sequence ATGAAAAGAACACTATTGACGCTACTGGCGTTATTGCCATTATTGGCGTTCAGTCAAGACACTGATAAAAAGGACAAAAACGAGCCAACTGAAAATTTAACTATACCAACTAAAGATGGTGTTATTTTTTATGAGCAAGTTGCTCAATGTACCGACACTCAAAAAGATCTGTACTTTAAAGCAAGAAAATGGTTTGTTGATACTTTTAATAGCGCTAAAAGTGTTTTACAAATGGAAGATAAGGAAGAGGGAAGTTTAGCGGGAAAAGCTTTCTATACATACGATTTCAACAATGGAATGAGTACATCTAAAGTTACAATTGATTTTACCCTCAACTTAGATATTAAGGAAGGTAAATATAGAGTACAATTTTATGATATGTATGGTTCAAATAAGAATGTGAACGGCGGGCTTGCTATGTTAGGGGCTTTGAGTGGCAACTATAATGCATCTAATGACGCAACAACTATTAGGAAGGTTGATTATAACTTGGTATTAAAAGATCTTACTGCAGGCAAAAGGGTAAAATACAATCAAAAGATATTAGATGGTATGAATAATCAGGTGAAATTTTTATTTGCTTCATTAGAAACGGCAATGAAAAAGCCACGTAAAGACGACTTTTAA
- a CDS encoding PASTA domain-containing protein, whose product MSKFIDYLKTKSFRNNIIAAILTVVVLLLVAFFSLRYYTKHGQGLNVPMVKGLSFEQAVKKLEDAGLKYEVDSVFILDQPAGLVIDQDPDPNTFVKDNRTIYLTINAGKIPNTNFPDIAFKTLREAQAIIESSRLKLGDTTYKPDVSRDVVLEASFGGNPIVAGQIIPVGSRINLVLGDGRGNEDVDVPQLVGLTIDEAKFSLKGSNLSLGTIIYEGQILDSANAVITKQDPMPVDSLTKVAIGTKINITLSNKQK is encoded by the coding sequence ATGTCTAAATTTATAGATTATTTAAAAACAAAATCCTTCCGGAACAATATTATAGCTGCAATTTTAACGGTGGTTGTTCTTTTATTAGTTGCATTTTTTAGTTTAAGATATTATACTAAACATGGTCAGGGATTAAATGTTCCGATGGTTAAAGGATTATCATTTGAACAAGCAGTTAAAAAATTAGAAGATGCAGGCTTGAAATATGAGGTAGATTCAGTATTCATATTAGATCAACCGGCGGGACTAGTTATTGATCAAGATCCTGACCCAAATACTTTTGTTAAGGACAACCGTACAATCTATTTAACTATAAACGCAGGGAAAATACCAAATACAAATTTTCCTGATATTGCTTTTAAAACATTGAGAGAAGCCCAAGCGATAATTGAAAGTTCTAGGTTAAAATTAGGTGATACCACCTATAAGCCCGACGTAAGTAGAGACGTGGTTTTGGAAGCATCATTTGGTGGCAACCCAATTGTAGCGGGGCAGATTATTCCGGTTGGCTCGAGAATTAATTTGGTTTTAGGAGATGGCCGAGGAAATGAAGATGTTGATGTACCACAATTAGTTGGCTTAACTATTGATGAAGCGAAGTTTAGTTTAAAGGGATCTAACCTTAGTTTAGGTACAATTATTTACGAAGGGCAAATTTTAGATAGTGCAAATGCAGTGATTACAAAACAAGATCCTATGCCGGTTGATTCGCTAACTAAAGTAGCTATCGGTACTAAAATTAATATTACTTTATCCAACAAACAAAAGTAA
- the mltG gene encoding endolytic transglycosylase MltG: MIEVENNKTSTRKKVIIALAIVIIVIAGYFALNLYKVYFAPNVTDRQKYLYIKTGSNYDELISGLKQKQLVKSISAFETAATKMNLVNNIKPGRYRLKKGMTNRTLINLIKSGNQDPIKLKFQNIRKKEDFAAYLASNLEADSLRFIGVIDSTALISGYGFNQDNIYAMFIPNTYEMYWNASPVDFMKRMHNEYDKFWTDQRKQKAATLNLTPIQIYTLASIVDAEALYDKEMPIIAGLYLNRLNKGILLQADPTVIFANNDFTVKRVTGKLLQVQSLYNTYKYAGLPPGPIMMPSINAIDAVLNRDTNNYIYMCAKEDFSGYHNFAETKAQHEINARKYREALNKRNIFK, encoded by the coding sequence ATGATTGAAGTAGAAAATAATAAAACGAGCACAAGAAAAAAAGTTATTATAGCGTTAGCTATTGTGATAATAGTTATCGCAGGATATTTTGCTTTAAACCTTTACAAGGTTTATTTTGCTCCAAATGTTACTGATCGTCAAAAATATCTTTATATTAAAACTGGCAGTAATTATGATGAATTGATTTCAGGATTAAAACAAAAACAGCTTGTTAAAAGTATTTCTGCTTTTGAAACTGCTGCTACAAAAATGAATCTTGTTAATAATATTAAGCCGGGTCGGTATCGCTTAAAAAAAGGTATGACGAACCGTACCTTAATCAATTTGATAAAATCTGGTAATCAAGATCCTATCAAACTTAAATTTCAGAATATTCGGAAGAAGGAAGATTTTGCCGCTTACTTGGCTAGCAATTTAGAAGCTGATTCTTTAAGATTTATCGGTGTTATAGATTCTACAGCCTTAATTAGTGGTTACGGCTTCAATCAAGATAATATCTACGCCATGTTTATTCCAAACACTTACGAGATGTATTGGAACGCTTCTCCAGTCGACTTTATGAAACGTATGCATAATGAGTATGATAAATTTTGGACTGATCAACGAAAACAAAAAGCTGCAACGCTTAACTTAACGCCAATTCAAATTTATACATTAGCCTCTATTGTTGATGCAGAAGCACTTTACGATAAGGAAATGCCAATAATTGCAGGTTTATATCTGAATAGATTAAATAAAGGCATTTTGTTACAAGCAGATCCGACTGTAATTTTTGCTAACAATGATTTTACGGTAAAAAGAGTAACTGGTAAATTATTACAAGTGCAATCGTTATATAATACTTACAAGTATGCAGGTTTGCCTCCTGGGCCTATAATGATGCCAAGTATTAATGCAATAGATGCCGTGCTCAATAGAGATACGAATAATTATATATATATGTGCGCAAAAGAAGATTTTTCAGGCTATCATAATTTCGCTGAAACTAAAGCGCAACATGAAATTAATGCAAGAAAATATCGCGAAGCATTAAACAAAAGAAATATCTTTAAATAA
- a CDS encoding acyl-CoA thioesterase encodes MYSHSTKIRVRYGETDQMGYMYYGNYAQYYEIGRVEMLRSLGMSYSAMEADGIMMPVLEMSCKYFKPALYDQEITVKTIIKKLPGIRIYFEYELYNEDQELINIGSTTLVFVDMKKKKPTNPPANFMEKLVVFFNEN; translated from the coding sequence ATGTATAGCCACAGTACTAAAATACGGGTTCGCTATGGTGAAACTGATCAAATGGGTTATATGTATTATGGAAACTATGCTCAATATTACGAAATTGGTCGAGTAGAAATGCTCAGAAGTTTGGGTATGAGTTATAGTGCTATGGAGGCTGATGGAATTATGATGCCTGTTTTAGAGATGAGCTGCAAATATTTCAAGCCAGCACTTTACGATCAGGAAATTACAGTAAAAACCATTATTAAAAAGTTACCTGGAATACGTATTTATTTCGAATACGAACTTTATAATGAAGATCAGGAATTGATAAATATCGGTTCTACTACTTTGGTTTTTGTTGATATGAAAAAGAAGAAACCAACAAATCCACCAGCAAACTTTATGGAAAAATTAGTTGTATTCTTTAATGAAAACTAG
- a CDS encoding YihY/virulence factor BrkB family protein has product MEWIHRQLLRLKFYQNFVEWTKSCILPGFSPLPLYTVATFFFREIGKESLVNKSSSLAYSFMLAIFPAIIFLFTLIPYIPKKIGFQEQLMSLLALILPNNAYMAFETTINEIVNIQNGSLLSIGFLLSIFFSTNGVHKLMVAFNKSSLIIETRSWFKQRLVAIILTFILALSVIICIAAMAMGEILLIYLEKELHYKGGITVFAIQLTRWTLLGVLYFITVSILYRYGPAHSKKWRLFSAGSWLATILAFLTIWGFSFYINHFSSYNKVYGSIGTLIVIMIWLYLNSLILLIGFELNASVDVSKRSVKIIRPTFNLFKKSDSKGSNR; this is encoded by the coding sequence ATGGAATGGATACATCGGCAATTATTAAGGTTAAAATTCTATCAAAACTTTGTAGAATGGACCAAAAGCTGTATTCTCCCAGGTTTTAGCCCCTTACCATTATACACTGTTGCTACGTTTTTTTTCAGAGAAATTGGAAAAGAATCACTTGTAAATAAATCCTCTTCTTTAGCTTACAGCTTTATGCTGGCTATTTTTCCAGCGATAATTTTCTTATTTACCTTGATTCCTTACATCCCCAAAAAAATAGGCTTTCAAGAGCAGTTGATGTCGTTATTAGCGTTGATACTGCCTAACAATGCATATATGGCATTTGAAACAACCATAAATGAAATTGTTAACATTCAGAACGGAAGTCTATTATCAATCGGTTTTCTATTATCAATATTTTTCTCTACGAATGGAGTCCACAAATTGATGGTGGCGTTTAATAAATCCTCATTAATAATTGAGACGAGATCCTGGTTTAAACAGAGACTTGTGGCCATTATACTAACTTTCATTCTGGCATTATCTGTTATTATTTGTATTGCTGCGATGGCAATGGGCGAAATCCTCTTGATTTATTTAGAAAAAGAACTTCATTATAAAGGAGGCATCACCGTTTTTGCCATTCAGTTGACACGATGGACATTGTTAGGCGTATTATATTTTATTACCGTATCGATTTTATATCGCTATGGACCTGCACACTCTAAAAAGTGGAGGTTATTTAGTGCTGGCTCTTGGCTAGCCACAATTTTAGCTTTTTTAACCATCTGGGGATTTTCATTTTACATCAATCACTTTAGCTCCTACAATAAAGTTTATGGATCTATCGGAACATTAATTGTGATTATGATTTGGTTATACCTTAACTCTTTAATCCTTTTAATCGGTTTTGAATTGAACGCAAGCGTTGATGTAAGCAAAAGGAGCGTCAAAATCATCCGCCCCACCTTCAATTTATTTAAAAAAAGTGATTCAAAAGGCAGCAATCGCTAA
- a CDS encoding DUF1543 domain-containing protein has product MIDQTTNEPKLFMILLGSKAPKRNVEQHDFFFGIASSLKDLVSSIRAFWPEAGNSIHLDGWREVTHVDGFQIKVVAKETSRPPGTHKLFFINLGGYQSGKLEEQHYTVLSVHQDKAQAIQDAKKTVFFRTNTLKGAGSHIDEKYGVDVDDIYRIEDILSDEFKGKYDILISASAGTDEDIIHLGYFKMDKL; this is encoded by the coding sequence ATGATTGATCAGACAACAAACGAACCTAAATTATTTATGATTCTGCTGGGATCCAAGGCACCAAAGCGCAATGTGGAACAGCATGACTTTTTTTTTGGGATAGCCTCCAGTCTAAAGGACCTGGTTTCCTCAATTCGAGCGTTTTGGCCCGAAGCAGGCAATAGCATACATCTCGATGGCTGGCGGGAGGTAACTCATGTAGATGGTTTCCAGATAAAAGTTGTTGCAAAAGAGACATCTCGTCCACCTGGTACGCACAAGCTATTCTTTATCAACCTTGGCGGCTATCAGTCTGGAAAACTAGAAGAGCAACATTATACCGTTTTAAGTGTCCACCAGGATAAGGCACAGGCAATACAGGATGCCAAGAAGACAGTTTTCTTCAGGACCAACACCTTAAAGGGTGCAGGATCGCATATCGATGAGAAGTATGGGGTAGATGTTGATGATATCTATAGGATCGAAGACATACTTTCTGATGAGTTTAAGGGGAAATATGATATCCTTATTTCTGCCAGTGCAGGTACTGATGAGGATATTATTCATCTAGGCTATTTTAAAATGGATAAGCTTTAG